The following coding sequences are from one Oncorhynchus clarkii lewisi isolate Uvic-CL-2024 chromosome 20, UVic_Ocla_1.0, whole genome shotgun sequence window:
- the LOC139377000 gene encoding CDGSH iron-sulfur domain-containing protein 1-like — MSSNVSLSKAELAAAIGVTAGATAAGILLFQYLSKGSGVKPKVNLDLQKDNPKVVHAFDIEDLGDKAVYCRCWRSKKFPYCDGAHAKHNQETGDNVGPLIIKRKEA; from the exons CGGAGTTGGCGGCAGCCATCGGTGTGACTGCAGGAGCTACAGCTGCGGGCATCCTCCTCTTCCAGTACCTCTCCAAGGGGTCAGGGGTCAAGCCCAAGGTGAACTTGGACCTGCAGAAAGACAACCCCAAAGTGGTGCACGCTTTCGACATCGAGGACCTCGGGGATAAGGCGGTGTACTGCAGGTGTTGGAGATCTAAGAAG TTTCCCTACTGTGATGGTGCTCATGCTAAACACAACCAGGAGACGGGGGATAACGTCGGTCCTCTCATCATAAAAAGAAAGGAGGCCTGA